Part of the Engystomops pustulosus chromosome 4, aEngPut4.maternal, whole genome shotgun sequence genome is shown below.
ctgacacgtgcttgtgcagggctgggacggcacatcgggaaaagtagtggcggctggggaccgaataccaaggggcggccgccgccatgaggtttcgaaaggcctcggtctctaccagcctatagggcagcatttcCAGGCAAAgctgtttggagatgtggatgttgagtgcttgggcgtgtgggtgggttgcgctatacttccttttgtgctccagcgtctggggtatggagagctgaacgctggtggatgctgtggaggatcgtggaggcgaagatggggttttcgctcgggaggtgtttgggccggggtcctgggcagggggctgactagcagatgacacaggggaaggagcagtggtgtgcccggccggaggtgaacgggcttggtgccattgagtggggtgtttagcaaccAATtcgacatgcttgtgcagcgctgtgtaatctgtgtgcgctatataaataaagaattattattattattattattattattattattattattattattcatatgcctgcgcatactggtggtagttaagctagtagtggtggaacccctgctgatcctggtttggcaaaggttgcacaccacagtccgtcggtcatccggtgtttctttaaagaacctccagacttctgaaaatctagacctcaccacgggagcttgactacgtgaaacatttggcgctgatgcaccagctctggccctgcctctccgtctggccccaccactgcctcttccaacctgttctggtataggactctcctccgtctcagaagcactgtgttcacccggcctatcaacccagcttgggtctgtcacctcatcatcctccgatccctcagtctgctcccccctcggacttcctgccctgacaacaacttcaccactgtctgacaaccgtgtctcctcatcgtccgacacctctttacacacttcttccactacgtgaataatgtcgtcatcacccacagactgcgaccgttggaaaacctgggcatcgggaaagatctcagcagcaacctgacaagtggtttgtgactctgggaagggtccagaaaacagttcctcagagtatgccgcatcaaattccaaattttcctgggagggggcagactggggggaaggaggttgaggtgaaggagctggaggagtgctcacttgggtaacatgggtggactgcgtggaagactgactggtggacaaatggcttgaaGCATTATACCCAACCCACGACATCACTTGTTCactctgttctggcctcaacagtgctctaccacgagtcccagtaacttgagacatgaacctagggagtgtagctctgcggcgtttctctgctccctcatcagcaggtggtgtctcaccccgcccaggaccacctgcagtaattggatggcCACGTTCACACCCACGCCCTCTACCCTTAGCTCTCGGgctcaacattttccaaattaaagtctattttatagacaaaacagaaatatcaactgtaattatttttttcttttggttctatagaacaaaacgtgtagAAATCAGatagcaacctcagaagatgattgctttggctagtttctaaacaacactgacagcacacagaaggattttgtgctgtgactgtcactttaacttttgaaaaacgctaatgtagccctaacaagggctgttgggttcttgtagaattactcctgcctaacagtaatctactagaacaccataacgctatccctgaccagcagcgctctccctaacggcatccaggcagagaatgattcGAGCAGTGCGGTCAGGGGCTCGTCTATTCCAGTTTGTGGGTTCGtaagatacaacaattagttggcatggtccaggagcaggtcagcagccctcacctgtcctcagcctctgtcctgttcctttactTCAGCCAGAGAGCCACAAGGTGGTCTgcgctcagcgccactattcggcgaggacgaagtgtttgaggacagtcagcagctgcttggcagtgaagaggtggggcagacttctgctgcttcctgcagtaggcaggctgtgcatactgacatcagtgaggagagtagcagtgaccgggaaatgcaaattgacgatgatgtagccgattgcacttgggagccgggtgtagcaggggattcatcatcaccATGACCCATTTACTGattatctctgttttggatccactcctgtttgtttttggctttagcaagactgatgatggattattgaccaattgaaagcggacactgatagacgaaatgaagggcaaaatgatcagtgacacaATGCAGAATTACTACCGACACCCTCTCCATTGTTTTGGGGAGTTTCTACATGTAcccacgtttaacagaacaggttctgtagtaatctctggaatcatctgatgtaaaaagagtgcactctgtgatgttatagtgggatcttggccctcggtcctttcgagctggcacagacgttaccttgtcagactgcgttcccgcttcacttatttggcgatgttggcctctgtaagtgcacatggaagtgaagagtgaagcgattctaagagcagcggctgtcatgtgcatgtcatactaaaacacagcattgtttgaagaccaaaccacgccccctatgcatatttgagcatggcacaacgttctacaacaccctacaggctctctgcagccagaaaatgcctgttttttaacatgatttgtcATCATTCGATTCGGGCCGaatcttatttttttaaaaaattctgcgaAATTTTAGGTACTTGAATCTTAAAGGGGTCTGAtaactcatactatatactggggagtgatGGTGATGATACAACCTAAGATGCTGGCTTACCAGTGgaatttaaatagttaacaccccCAATAGCATTGACGGATAACATTGGGATCCCAAACAGAGATGACCTGTAAATGGGATAGTTGCATGTCctatgtgttctgtatccactcctgcttttggctatcaatcctgatgcTTTTCTCCCAGCATTatagaaatcacagggtgttccagggagacagcggtcagttggcagcagcatgagtaggctgcagagtggaagaatgacagagtgtcgaggtgccagcagcagcagcaggaggtcagaaagtggcaccatgatatagtgtggagggtgacaattccagtccctggtgaagatggtgggaggcagatggagcaacaggcagcatcagaatagtggctgaggcaggtagttagaagactcatttctcaatgtttggaagAGACGTCATGGCTGATCTCATCTGATACATAAGGccttggtgtgttgaaatcctggacgATCCACGCttgatatacataatatacattacatatttttCATTATAAAGTGAGGCTCCTGCTAGACCAGAAAGCTATCCTGTAGGGGTGACACCTTATAGACTCACCTGGGTGACAGAATGCAGTCGTCTCCAGAGAGCTGGTGTGTACAtattggtggtcatttactaagggtccgattcgtgcatttccgtcgggtttcccgtatttctccaatttgcgccgaaaagccccgggattttggcgcgcgcgatcagattgtggcgcatgggcgccgactttcacgcgacagaaaaacggaaaaaccgtggaatttaaaaaacgaattgtgttgcaaaatcaatcactcacatgcaccagggattggatggtgaactccggcggacctcggcgtgtcagcgacacctggtagacatctggtgcacaaccttagtgaattgccggaagaccaaaatcctcgtcggagaaagcGGTGCTGGATCGCAACATGACCGGGTAAGttcatgacccccaatatgtgcagATGAGGACTGTAATTGTGCTAAATAGGTGAAAATTCTGCAAAATGTGcccataaaaatagaaacatcttacatgacatgaagtgcacgCAGCTCTCTGGCACACAAAGGGTAGTTCAGACGGCACACGGCTGCATGGGATGCTTCCATACATGACATGTGTGCAGTGTAGCCCAGGCTGATGACTTACCCTgcaggctgtgctgtgtgtgatacctgcaCTCTAGCCGCTTCTGAGCCCCCAACTCCGTCAATAGTAGCTGCGAGACCGGCGGTTCTGGAGTCGGCGGGACTGGGACTATGTATACCTCAAAGGGGAACGAGGAAGGTGAGTATTGGATATTTTTTTACACTGAGCTTGCCGGGGGCCCAAGACCCGGCCGTGGAGCACCTGATTCAATACTCACCCACCCATCGGTTGGGAAACACTGTCATAATGCACCTTAAGGCAAATTGTGGCAAATACATCATATTGATAAACATTAATTATTTTACAACTAATGTTTGTAGATATATTTTCAAATGAAAATTTGGacataacatatataatataatataacataatatatatgAGACATGGTCCATAGTCCATAGCAACCTCCTTTCATTGCGGTTTCATTTATTGTGAGACAAGAGGGTCTCCTGATCTCCTCCCACAATATCTTGAGTCAGAGGAGACACAATATCTTGAGTCCGGATCTTACCAATTATAATGAAGCATATGGTCGGGTCTTAACACAAGTTCATAACAAATAGAAATTGGATTATTTACTACCATGTGGACATCTCAGAAGACACAAAGTTTCactttaagtttacactttattgAGTTCTTTTATGGTTCAACAACATCCAAACTTGACATCATTGAGAGCGGTGTCATCTCCGCGCCCCTGTTTTCCTTCCACTCTGGTTTGGATACCGCAGATCCCAGAAGGGCAAGTCCCACTCCAGCTGCCGAAAGTTCCCCAGTAGCCCCCTTTTCCTGTAAGAACAGTGTAGTCTGAACACTGCATCATGATGTTGTTGGCTGCTGTGTCGTCTCCATCGCCCTGTTTTGGCTCCACTTGCAATGCGAAGCTCATGAGATGTCCACTGGGACACCAAGAAACAGGAGTCCAGTCGCCCCAACTGCAAAGACAGACCAAAGATAAGGTTATTTGTCATACAAGACATTTTTAAACATGAGAAATGACTAACAGCGGCTGTCAGAGAACATCTAAGGTAGGTGAGCAGAAGGAGAAGGTTGGAAACACTTTGCCTCATTCTGCAGTATTGCACTTGCTCATTGTGAGTTATAGAAGATGACATGTTTCTATTTCTCAGGTTATCTGCTCATGACAAGTGCAATTTTTAGGACGCAAACAACAGTCCTATGGACGTCTATGTGAGTCCATAGAATTGGCTGGGTGTCAGGCACGAGGGGTACTGGAatcactggaccaccgtggactatGACGTAAGTCGactcctgggaccggagtctaagtgatacccagttgctataataataataatataataataatctttatttatatagcgccatcaaattccgtagcgctttacaaatcataggggacatatacaaatatattacattacaaagaacaaacagtcatatggaacaataggagtgagggccctgctcacaagagcttacagactatgaggatgagggaggggggacacaagaggttgtaaaatggtccagccattctatataagggaacaatataaaataatttaataaataatttactaaacaacgatgttgctgcttgaaccagccatcagccgccatcttatttacagggtcctaggtgaaaaagactgcagagaagcctggagcttggtatatatcagctgtttgccagataacagatgggatagtacataggatggattagtaaaggga
Proteins encoded:
- the LOC140125807 gene encoding vitelline membrane outer layer protein 1 homolog, whose amino-acid sequence is MFSAVLISLLIQATITTGQWISVGNGGPWGDWGSRQWCPPRTVARGFSLRVERPLGSDGDDTALNAIRLYCASPSTRDTQETITSSESSWGDWTPVSWCPSGHLMSFALQVEPKQGDGDDTAANNIMMQCSDYTVLTGKGGYWGTFGSWSGTCPSGICGIQTRVEGKQGRGDDTALNDVKFGCC